TTCAGGTCGGGCAAGCCACCATCGGTCCTGCTTGTTTCTGGCGTCATGTTTTGGAATGGAGCAGTTTTGGTTGCAAACTATGTGTACAGTGTATATATGTGGGAAAGCTAAATGGCGGGAGTATCTGACGTGTAAGTGGTGTAGATGGGGAGAAGAGATGAGTATGGGGGCGTATCTCCTCTTGACTTAATTTTGCTTGTTCCAGTGCGGCGGGTAACAGTCAAACAAATAAAGATAACAGGTACAGAAGAATTGGGGCAAAGGTGTCCATCTAGGAATGGGAGGTGCCGTGCCGCGTTCTCGTAATTCATTAAATCTAGTGTACCGGTTTGTGTGTGGGGGGCCTGTATCTACATATGTACGTACCTAGACCGGATTGAAGTGAAGGACAAAAGGCTTACTCGGTATAATCAAAATGGAGCACGGATCATTTAATGCGTAGTCAATTTGAAAGTCTCTATATCATTTGAGAAGGTCGTCTCCTTTTGGACCTTTCCTTGTACTTTCGCCTTTTCTGAAGTTTgtaaaaaagtatatatatatatataatgagcgggaaaaaaaaacaaataaaaattaaaaagataaccCCACCTTTTGTGACGTCGTGAGGGGTAATTctgatttattataaatttatactatCCGTTGTATATGTATAAAAATCTCATTGGAGCTACGTCTGGAAAACCCCACAATTAATTTATTCACAACACAAccagacaaaaaaaaaaaaaaataaaaaaaagaggactGTTGATACTCCCCAAACGCCGCTCACTACTCGAGGCATTTGCCTGCTGTGTATCTATATTTCCATTCAGGAAACTTAACTACATATATTCACACTAAATTCATTTACCACTGGGTTAGATATATACCTAGATAACCTTCAACATGCCCACCGAACTGGAGGAGGTTTGTTTCCTGCACTCTGCAGCAATGCCTGGGCTGTTTGCCTAACGAATTTCCCATTGTACTTCAGCTTGTCGAATTCCTTCATCATGGAAACACTCAAATCAGACAAATTGGTAATAGGAACCCTCGATAAACCCAGTGAACAGTTTGGAGAAACAACTTCCCTTCTGTGACCATTCGTGGATGCTCTATAATAACCTGTCCTAGCCTGCGAAAACCTCCTTGGTTTCTCAATTGCCCAACCGAACTTGTTCAAACGCCATCAGCTTCTGCCAGTGCGAGATCTGAAGCTTTTAGTGCGAGATTACACTGTTAGTGCCCGCCCGGTCGAATCCTGGCCAGGTCGCTTACTGAATAGCCAATCGCAAAAAATGCCCTGACAATGCTTATCAACCTCTCGGCTGACCAAGACGTATTGGCCAATCTTGCGGATGACGATGCTTTTCTCGAGACCCTTTTCACAAAAGTGACGGTGAGTGCTCCGTACTCGACGCGGGACGACACACGTCCTAACTAATACATGCGGCATTAGAACGTCAAGGAGCCGAATGCGGATGATGTGTCGATGCTTTTGGCCAACTTGGTCAAGtcggagaaaatgaagaaactgCTAACCATAAAACGAAGGGTCCCAGAGCAGGTGTCCACTTCCCCCAATGTAATGGATCAGCTGATGGATTGTTTCGTGAAAGGTGCCGAGGGCGCTCTCAACAAAAATGCCACCTATGACTACCTGTCTTATGTATTTGCCGACATGTCGAAGTCTAAGGAAGGTCGGGCGTATTTTACCTCGCGCCAGGAGTATGACGGCGTGGTGCCTGTAACGAAGCTTACTGTTTTCACCGAACATCAAAGCTCAATTCGGAGAAGGGGAGTTGCATCAACAATCAAGAATGTCGCGTTTGACATCGCATTCCACCCCACCCTTTTCTCTGAAGACGAAGCCAATCTCCTTCCATACATACTGCTGCCGATAGCAGGCCCGGAAGAatttggcgaagaagaaacattgACGATGCTGCCAGACCTTCAGCTGCTACCCCcagacaaaaagagagataGCGAAAATAGCATTATTGTAACACATCTTGAAACGTTACTGTTGCTAACAACAACTCGGGAAGGGCGAGATAGAATGAGGGAGGTGCAGGTCTATCCTATAATCCGAGAATGTCATCTGAACgtcgatgacgaggatgttcGAGAAGCTTGCGACAGGCTGGTTCAGATCTTGATGCGTGATGAGGAGGGGGAAAATGCTGGTCAGCCTGGGAGTATACAGCAGGAACACGATGACCAGCAGGTGGTAGAACTCTTTTGAGTTGGTGCATACTGGGAGTTCCTTTACTTATCTTTTTACCAAATAAGAACTCTTTGTTAAGAATTAAGTGGCA
This DNA window, taken from Aspergillus flavus chromosome 5, complete sequence, encodes the following:
- a CDS encoding DNA-binding protein, whose protein sequence is MLINLSADQDVLANLADDDAFLETLFTKVTNVKEPNADDVSMLLANLVKSEKMKKLLTIKRRVPEQVSTSPNVMDQLMDCFVKGAEGALNKNATYDYLSYVFADMSKSKEGRAYFTSRQEYDGVVPVTKLTVFTEHQSSIRRRGVASTIKNVAFDIAFHPTLFSEDEANLLPYILLPIAGPEEFGEEETLTMLPDLQLLPPDKKRDSENSIIVTHLETLLLLTTTREGRDRMREVQVYPIIRECHLNVDDEDVREACDRLVQILMRDEEGENAGQPGSIQQEHDDQQVVELF